GCTGTTCCAGTGGGTGCCCTTGTTCTCATTACCTACATCGCACACTATAGAAATCAAAAACGTTTTCCAAACCTAGAAGTGGAAAATTAAATTACATAGTATCCGACACAAATTTATCACTAAAACAAATATTGAAACGATAGATTTACTTCCTGATACAATCTTTCCGATAGTAACTCTAGCCTAAGTTCAGCGGTATTTGACAATAAATACCGCAACTTTATACTGCCGGAAGTTGTATTGGGATTACGACTCGAGGTATAGTGTTGGGAAACTATTCCACCAAGTATTTTCCAATTACCAAATTCCTTTTGATACAATCCTTGGATATTGGGTCCAAACCGAGAACCAGTTTCAAACCATGGGTGTGATTGCAATTTAATACCAGCTAACAACGAAAATACTCCAAATCGTTCCGACGATTTGGAAAATTCATCGGCAAAGGAATAACCAACCGCCATGTCAACATTGGAAACTTGTTTCCGAAAGTAAGAATTCGAATCCTCAAACGTTCTAATTGGGCCAGACACATCCTTTTCTTTTGAAAATACAACAGTTTGCCAACCTAGATCGAGTAAATAAGACAACTGTTTGGAAATAGAATTGTATGGCTGTAAGGACAAAATTCGTATTGCAGAAAGAGATGTAAATTCAGGCCGTTTCCCTTCATAATTACGAACCGTTCCGTCAAAAAAAACCAATTCGCCGTTAGGTGGTGTTCCCTTAGAGGAATTTAACAGATCATGATATGCCACTCGGTATTTCCACTCGACAAAACTTCCTAAATTCGAATGTCCCCCTCCAAGAGAAACTCGCGCCATAGGATGGGAGGTTTCCGGAGGATGAACGGCTTCAAATCTTGGTTTGTAACTGAGAATCTCCCCCGGTATCTGACTACGCATACTTAATAAATGTTGGTATTTAAGTTTTGCTGATTCAGAAAAATCAATACCTCGATTCTTCTGGTATCGATAGGTTTCCAATGTGGCATCTAACACTAAATCATTACGAATTTTATCCGCCCGAAATCCTTTTAAAATATCGGGATACGAAGTTACATTATAAAAATCTGCCAATAGCCAAAACATTTCTTTTTCTTCTGGATTCATCTCCAAAAGTTTTGATTTAATTTCTGAATACAGAGATGGACGATATTTTTTACCCAGAACCAAACCAGTCTCGCCTAAATAGAGTTTAATGGTATCCACGGGAGAGACAATGATGCCAAGTTTTGATTTTAAAGCCAAATCTGGTTTCGCCACTTCCAACCATTCCAAAAGTAGATAAGAACAATTTTTACTTAAAAAATAGTAGTCAAACTCAGCTCTTGACAACTCCCAGAGATGAGATACTAAAATCTCTCTCTCAAATTCATTTAGGTGAATTTCATATTCCCAAAGGTCTCGATTTTCTAAATCATTGTATTCATTTACTTTTAAAAAATAAGGAAAAAGATAAAACTTACCTTGATAACCACCAGTTAACCCTAAGTAGGCGTAACTAACAAAGTTGTAACCTTTAGCATCTGCCGCATAATTTACTCCGTAATCTAATAACTCAGTTTGAGAGGAAACATTTGTATCTTGATTGAGTTTTAACAATGTATGACCAAAAAAGGATGCAGGTGATTGTAAATAATGAGAAGCAAAAACAACAGAGACAGAATCTGTATTTAACGATGTTTTCCAATTTCTATATCTATCACAACTAACATTCGATATACTATAAAATTCAAAATGGAGATGTTTTTTAAAAAAAAGATACCGAGCAGGATAGGAACAGAGTGGATGGAGAAGGCCTTCTGGAACCTCTTCTGTCACGAAAAAACTCCGAATGGTTGCATGTAGTTCTGCCTGTGGATCGACGTTTCCACTAGGAGAAAAAAAGAACCGATCGGAAGTGATCTTACTTTTGTATTTCCCTTCCCAATTTCTTTCATAATGCAGCAAACGAATCCACTCGGGATGTTTATATAACTGCATTTCATCAGATTGTAATAAAAGTTCCGTTAACCGATTGGAGTTTGCAGGTGAATCCGGCTGGAACCTTCCCCATTCTTTTGTTTTCTGCGAGTCAAGGAAAACGAAGGCGGCCGGATCTGCGAGAAGTTCGTTTGTTTTTGTGGCTCCCAGGAGTCCAAAAACAGCCACCATCCAGAAAATTAACTTCGCTCCGTACACAAGGACGAGAATACTAATATCACCGGATGAAAAAATGCTTTTTTCTTAGGTCTCTTTAGCTTTCACTAGGTGAAATGCAGACTTTATTACTTCCGCTTTTCTTCCTATTTTTTTCCTTATTTGTATCTTGCTCCTCAAGCAGTTCCGCTCTATCCCGTTTGCCGGCAACAGGAAATGCTGAACTTTTTATTTCAGAAGAAGTAATCTTCGCAAAAGACATTCTTGGTTCGACAAACAAAAAAGAAATCTACACCAAAAACTTGTTTGTCGGAGATCTTAATTTTTCCGGCGGGATTTCTAGAGAGAAAACACCCTGGGGGGAACAAGTGGTCACCAAACAAATTGACTTCCTTAATGAAACAGGAGTCCAGGAAGAAACCCTAAACTATGTGCGATCCATCACTACAAAAAAGTTTAAAACTTACAAACCCACAAAGATCTCCCAGCTAACAAAATTGTTTCAAATCGGATTTCAAAAAGATTTCACCAAAGTGGCCGATGAGGGAGTCGACAATATCAACATTCCGAACGAAATACCAGAATTTAAGATCCTGCCTAGTTATGATTTTAAAGGGAAACATGGTGTTTTATTGATTCCTATTGTACAATATTCGTATTCGCATAATGCAGGTTGGTTTAATGGCCAAGACTGGGGTTGTATGGCAGGAGTTCGTGCGAAATTAATTCTCGTTTGGGTTCAAATGGAAACAAAGGCCATCTTACATGTGGAAGGGTTAGAATCCAAACAAAAAGAACTGCAGAACACCCGTTACAACTATCTGGACCGATCGAGAAACTTTCAAAAAATTTGGAAAGAAATTGAATCACAGATTTAATAATTTAGTTTGACTGAATTTGAATTGCATGTCGAATTTAGTCTCTCGGAGGAACTCAACTTGAAAAAAAGTCTACTTTTTTTAATCGTTGCAGTAGCATTTGTTGCGAACTGCTCATCAACTACAAAAACTATTCCTGGTCTTTACACGGAAAATGTAACTCTTGCTCCAGCAGATTACACAATCAGTGGAGACACTACTGGTAAGTCTTGTGGTGGAAGAATCTTAATTTTCCCTACAGGTGTAACTAACAAAAACGGATTTGTAACTTCTGTATTTACAGCAGATTACATTGAAGCACAAGCCATCTTTGATGCGATTTCTAAAGTGGAAGGTGCAAACTATCTAGTAAACCCAAGATTCGAATTCGAAACTACAAATTACTTGTTTGCATCTAGCACTTGTGTAACAGTAAAGGCAAAAGCAGTCACTTTAAAAACTGGCCCTGTGAAATAAGGGAGAACGAACATGAAAAGTATCATTGTTTTGTTACTCACAGTCGCAATATTTATTGTCAACTGTAAAGTAAGTTCCACACATACTCAAGCTTCCAGAACTGTTACATTGCCTCTCGCAGAAGCAGCGTATGAGATTGGGCCTGAGACATCCGCAAAAGCATGTAATTATGAACTCGGATGGTTCACTAGAGAAGGAAGTAAACAAAAGGGTGAAATCATTCAAATGAGTGGTTTAGATTGGGCTTTATCAATTGTTACCTATAGTCTCTACTATTGGATAGCAATCAAAGAACAACCTACAAGCTATACTTTGGAAGGTGCAGCGATCCACCGGGCCCTAAAGAAAACTGACGGAGATATCTTACTCGATACAAAATCTACCGTGCAAAGTGATGGATTTTTCTTTCCAGACGTTTGTGTGACAGTTTCTGGTAAAGCAGCAACTCTTACTGGTCCTTCTGGACATACAGGAAGACTTAAAAAATAACTAAACCCTAGGGTTTGTTATGACCACCTAACCAAGAATCAAACCTTGGTTGGTGGCAGAAAAAAGCGGAGAAGATTCTCCGCTTTTTTTTTACTTACCTACTAATCTCCCAAAAACTCAATCCCCGAATAAACTAACCTCGGTTTCCCATCCACTGTTTTTAGTTCGATTTTCTCTCCTAAATTCCGACCATAGCCTAAAATACGTAAGGTCGTTGAGGATTCCATTGTACATGGTAAGGTGACGGTATTTTCCATACCACCTAGCGAGTAAGTGACGATAGTGACAGGAAAACCACGTTTGTCTTTTATTAATTCCACACGGGGGATAAGAGAGTATGGATCCTTGGTATGGTAGGTGGTGAAGTAGGATAGGTCCGGTAACTTATGGTCCGGTTGGAAAAACAAACCAAATCCCCAACTTCCCTTGGGAGCCTCAGTCGAATATAAAGTAAAAATCCTTTCTCCCTCCCATGTCTCAAATTCTACACGTAGAGAATCTAATGTTTTATCTTTTATGGGAAGTAGACCAAAAAACAAACGTAAGTTGGTTCCAAATCGGTTATCTCTTTCAACTAAATCAAAATCAAAACCCATCATTTCTATTTTTGGTGGATTGCCTGGTTTTACCTCGTGAATCCCAAAAGGAGAAACGTAAAGTCCCTCAAAACCATCTAACCCGTTTTGTTTTTTTCGTTCTGAAAGAGGAGGGAATTCCATTGCAGATCCCGTTTTGTATTCATAAATGATATCCAATATTTCTTTGTTAGTTGGCTTAATGGCCGCCGTTGCCAAACCCAAAGTATTGCCTGCAAGAAAACTAGCTGTTTCCGTTTCTGGATCATATACTAAATCGGCAAAGTAAGGTGGTAAGGAACCCGAATGCCCAGAGAGCCAAACCGTTTTTCCATCACCCACCATTTCTTGAAGTAAAACAGGAAGACCTAGTTTCATTTGGAAATTAGAAGTCGGACCTTTTTGGGTGCGGTGGAATTCTGCAAAACTTTCTCTTGATAGTAACCCTTCGCCTTTTTTACTTAAGAAAAAAGATTTCATAAAGAGTCCCATATCTTCGCCTGTAGTGGAAAGAGATCCTGCCGTTAGATCCCGAATGAGTGGACGGCTGGTTTTCGTTTTCCAAAAAATTCCCTGGTATCCCTGAACCAGTTCTGATCCTTCATGAAACTCGAGTAAGGTGGAATGTTTCATTCCTGCTCTCGCAAAAATTTCTTTTTGGAAATAGGTTTCGATTCTCATACCTGACGTACGTTCGATAACTGTTCCCAAAAGACCAAAACCAAAATTAGAATAAGAATGGGTTTTGTTCGGTTCCTTTCTTTCCATCCCACCCAATTTTTTGGGAAGGGAGCGAAAGGATTCTAGAATATCCGCATCACTTGTCTCGGGAGAAAGAAAAAAACCAGAAGCTAAGTCGGAGGGAAGTCCCGATTGGTGAGTAAGGATGTCTCTGATCGTGATTTCTCTAAGGTCTGGCTTTGTTTTTTGCATCTCTTTGATTTCTGGTAGGAACTTCGAAACGGGATCATCTAACTTCAGTTTGCCTTTTTCTTGTAACTGCAATAGAGCAATCCCAGTAAATAGTTTTGTGATACTCCCAATTTTAAACCTTTGGATAGAGTCCCTCCTCTTCCCACCAAGTATACCTGACTGGACCTTGCCATCACCTAACAAATACATATACGACAAAGATTCGATTCCAGAGTTTTGTAATTCCTCTATTTTGGTTTGAACCACGGCCTCAGTGGTGACAGAATTGTTGTAATAAACCTCTTTCGGTTTTTCTTGTAGGGAAGAACATTGAAGTAAAATAAGAATGTTTAAAAAAAGGAAAAAGGATTTTGATTTGCGATTCAAGAAACGAGGGTGGGGGAAAAATAAAGGCAATGGTTGGAAGGGAAGAAGGGAATCTTCCTTTTCCTTAGTTTTGGACTTAATTGAAGACTTAGTTTTTTTGGGAGATCTAGGTTTCATTCCCCTTAAAAAATAGAATCCCAAATCTACCGCAAGCCCATAAAACAAAGAACTCCTCAAACCTATGGAATGAGGAGTGATCGCTACAAAAAAAAGAGTCAATGGCTTTCGGCATCTAACACCGAAGCCGACCAACTTACAAAGAATTTAGTCTTGGATGACACTCATTGAGTATTCAGAAATTGCTTCGCGGCGTTTTTCTGCATAGTCTTTGTGGAACCAAAGGTCTTGGGTGTTTTTGGCAGTCTTTTTGTTTCCCA
Above is a window of Leptospira wolbachii serovar Codice str. CDC DNA encoding:
- a CDS encoding LEPBI_I0682 family protein, coding for MKSIIVLLLTVAIFIVNCKVSSTHTQASRTVTLPLAEAAYEIGPETSAKACNYELGWFTREGSKQKGEIIQMSGLDWALSIVTYSLYYWIAIKEQPTSYTLEGAAIHRALKKTDGDILLDTKSTVQSDGFFFPDVCVTVSGKAATLTGPSGHTGRLKK
- a CDS encoding Lnb N-terminal periplasmic domain-containing protein, with protein sequence MVAVFGLLGATKTNELLADPAAFVFLDSQKTKEWGRFQPDSPANSNRLTELLLQSDEMQLYKHPEWIRLLHYERNWEGKYKSKITSDRFFFSPSGNVDPQAELHATIRSFFVTEEVPEGLLHPLCSYPARYLFFKKHLHFEFYSISNVSCDRYRNWKTSLNTDSVSVVFASHYLQSPASFFGHTLLKLNQDTNVSSQTELLDYGVNYAADAKGYNFVSYAYLGLTGGYQGKFYLFPYFLKVNEYNDLENRDLWEYEIHLNEFEREILVSHLWELSRAEFDYYFLSKNCSYLLLEWLEVAKPDLALKSKLGIIVSPVDTIKLYLGETGLVLGKKYRPSLYSEIKSKLLEMNPEEKEMFWLLADFYNVTSYPDILKGFRADKIRNDLVLDATLETYRYQKNRGIDFSESAKLKYQHLLSMRSQIPGEILSYKPRFEAVHPPETSHPMARVSLGGGHSNLGSFVEWKYRVAYHDLLNSSKGTPPNGELVFFDGTVRNYEGKRPEFTSLSAIRILSLQPYNSISKQLSYLLDLGWQTVVFSKEKDVSGPIRTFEDSNSYFRKQVSNVDMAVGYSFADEFSKSSERFGVFSLLAGIKLQSHPWFETGSRFGPNIQGLYQKEFGNWKILGGIVSQHYTSSRNPNTTSGSIKLRYLLSNTAELRLELLSERLYQEVNLSFQYLF
- a CDS encoding serine hydrolase domain-containing protein — encoded protein: MKPRSPKKTKSSIKSKTKEKEDSLLPFQPLPLFFPHPRFLNRKSKSFFLFLNILILLQCSSLQEKPKEVYYNNSVTTEAVVQTKIEELQNSGIESLSYMYLLGDGKVQSGILGGKRRDSIQRFKIGSITKLFTGIALLQLQEKGKLKLDDPVSKFLPEIKEMQKTKPDLREITIRDILTHQSGLPSDLASGFFLSPETSDADILESFRSLPKKLGGMERKEPNKTHSYSNFGFGLLGTVIERTSGMRIETYFQKEIFARAGMKHSTLLEFHEGSELVQGYQGIFWKTKTSRPLIRDLTAGSLSTTGEDMGLFMKSFFLSKKGEGLLSRESFAEFHRTQKGPTSNFQMKLGLPVLLQEMVGDGKTVWLSGHSGSLPPYFADLVYDPETETASFLAGNTLGLATAAIKPTNKEILDIIYEYKTGSAMEFPPLSERKKQNGLDGFEGLYVSPFGIHEVKPGNPPKIEMMGFDFDLVERDNRFGTNLRLFFGLLPIKDKTLDSLRVEFETWEGERIFTLYSTEAPKGSWGFGLFFQPDHKLPDLSYFTTYHTKDPYSLIPRVELIKDKRGFPVTIVTYSLGGMENTVTLPCTMESSTTLRILGYGRNLGEKIELKTVDGKPRLVYSGIEFLGD